A genomic window from Micromonospora violae includes:
- a CDS encoding DEAD/DEAH box helicase, translating into MAARTPVLETFPALRAWQRKALVEYLRRRTEDFTAVATPGAGKTTFALRIAAELLGDGTVEAVTVVAPTEHLKNQWAEAAARVGIQLDAAFRNADVHSAADFHGAVVTYAQVGMAPQVHRRRTMTRRTLVILDEIHHAGDSRSWGDGVKAAFEPAVRRLMLTGTPFRSDDNPIPFVTYERGGDGLMRSRADSVYGYSDALRDGVVRPVLFLAYSGETRWRTNAGEELAARLGEPMTQDLVAQAWRTALDPAGDWMPQVLRAADARLTVLRNAGMADAGGLIIATDQQTARSYAKLIEQVTGEKAAVVLSDDQGASARIATFAASDQRWLVAVRMVSEGVDIPRLAVGVYATSASTPLYFAQAIGRFVRARRPGETASVFLPSVPHLLGLASEMETERDHVLGKPKEADGFDDDLLERAQRDDQASGELEKRFAALSATAELDQVIFDGASFGTAAQAGTPEEEEYLGLPGLLTADQVSLLLTKRQAAQLAAQRRRTADRAAQPAAAPTAAPPAPMSAAQRRVALRRQLNALVAARHHRTGQPHGKIHAELRRLCGGPPSAQATIEQLEERIATVQTL; encoded by the coding sequence GTGGCAGCCCGGACGCCGGTGCTCGAGACGTTCCCGGCGCTACGCGCCTGGCAGCGCAAGGCCCTGGTGGAGTACCTGCGTCGTCGTACCGAGGACTTCACCGCGGTCGCCACGCCGGGCGCCGGCAAGACGACCTTCGCCCTACGGATCGCGGCGGAGCTGCTCGGTGACGGCACCGTGGAAGCGGTCACCGTGGTCGCGCCGACCGAGCACCTGAAGAACCAGTGGGCCGAGGCCGCAGCCCGGGTGGGCATTCAGCTCGACGCCGCGTTCCGCAACGCCGACGTCCACTCCGCGGCCGACTTCCACGGGGCGGTCGTCACCTACGCGCAGGTGGGGATGGCCCCACAGGTGCACCGTCGGCGGACCATGACCCGACGCACCCTGGTCATCCTCGACGAGATCCACCATGCCGGCGACTCCCGATCCTGGGGCGACGGGGTGAAGGCCGCCTTCGAACCCGCCGTACGCCGGCTGATGCTCACCGGGACGCCGTTCCGCTCCGACGACAATCCGATCCCGTTCGTCACCTACGAGCGGGGCGGGGACGGGCTGATGCGCTCCCGCGCCGACTCGGTGTACGGCTACTCCGACGCGCTGCGCGACGGGGTGGTCCGGCCGGTGCTCTTCCTGGCGTACTCCGGGGAGACCCGCTGGCGTACCAACGCGGGGGAGGAGTTGGCGGCCCGGCTGGGCGAGCCGATGACCCAGGACCTGGTGGCGCAGGCGTGGCGTACCGCCCTGGACCCGGCCGGCGACTGGATGCCGCAGGTGCTGCGGGCGGCCGACGCCCGACTCACCGTGCTGCGCAACGCGGGGATGGCCGACGCCGGTGGTCTGATCATCGCCACGGACCAGCAGACCGCCCGCTCGTACGCCAAGCTGATCGAGCAGGTGACCGGCGAGAAGGCCGCCGTGGTGCTCTCCGACGACCAGGGCGCGTCCGCCCGGATCGCGACGTTCGCGGCGTCCGACCAGCGGTGGTTGGTCGCGGTGCGGATGGTGTCCGAGGGGGTTGACATCCCGCGACTGGCGGTTGGGGTCTACGCCACCAGCGCCAGCACGCCGCTCTACTTCGCCCAGGCGATCGGCCGGTTCGTGCGGGCCCGGCGGCCCGGGGAGACCGCGTCGGTCTTCCTTCCCAGCGTGCCGCACCTGCTCGGGTTGGCCAGCGAGATGGAGACCGAGCGCGACCACGTCCTCGGCAAACCCAAGGAAGCCGACGGTTTCGACGACGACCTGCTGGAACGTGCGCAGCGCGACGACCAGGCCAGCGGGGAGTTGGAGAAGCGGTTCGCGGCGCTCTCGGCCACCGCCGAGCTGGATCAGGTGATCTTCGACGGGGCGTCGTTCGGCACGGCGGCCCAGGCCGGCACCCCCGAGGAGGAGGAATATCTCGGTCTGCCCGGTCTGCTCACCGCTGACCAGGTTTCGCTGCTGCTGACGAAGCGGCAGGCCGCACAACTCGCCGCCCAACGCCGTCGTACGGCCGACAGGGCCGCTCAGCCGGCCGCTGCGCCCACAGCCGCACCACCGGCACCCATGAGCGCCGCCCAGCGTCGCGTGGCGCTCCGGCGGCAACTGAACGCCCTGGTGGCCGCCCGACACCACCGGACCGGCCAGCCGCACGGCAAGATCCATGCCGAACTGCGGCGTCTCTGCGGCGGCCCACCGAGCGCCCAGGCCACCATCGAGCAGCTCGAGGAACGCATCGCCACCGTGCAGACCCTCTAG
- a CDS encoding DUF7455 domain-containing protein, with the protein MTPTLTPPPETVAPPAADERCDRCNAAGKLRITLAGGSELVFCGHHANKYAEDLVKITERFATEPDFSWRGADLMAN; encoded by the coding sequence ATGACCCCGACCCTCACGCCGCCGCCCGAGACGGTGGCGCCCCCAGCCGCCGATGAACGGTGCGACCGCTGCAATGCTGCCGGGAAGCTCCGGATCACTCTGGCGGGTGGGAGCGAGCTGGTGTTCTGCGGGCACCACGCGAACAAGTACGCGGAGGATCTTGTGAAGATCACCGAGCGGTTCGCAACGGAGCCCGATTTCAGCTGGCGTGGCGCCGATCTGATGGCGAACTAA